The following are encoded together in the Juglans microcarpa x Juglans regia isolate MS1-56 chromosome 2D, Jm3101_v1.0, whole genome shotgun sequence genome:
- the LOC121250271 gene encoding CASP-like protein 4A1 isoform X1, with the protein MSVNSNQEMEKYKEADKDEESEAKNEPKNHTHSIEKTEPEPKPEQEKHIISDPPSPTTHSFPPHSHPDHEPPSLPLDSSSPSSLSSDHSYHGHDLNHSFAPDPDAPPVVPVNRSSRAYPAAAMAKVDPGAQDGFVSFGEVEASTISRDGANGGGGNRRLRPNLSILRRTRWDNMVKKALLSSRISGFVLCLISFSVMAADKDQGWAIESFYRYKELRYCMAVNVIGSAYSGLQAYDLVNYITTGKHIVWHPLRRHFDFSMDQHVIFMSIKEFSRDQGLLQKADPFSILALKTMLTYLLMSASSSAATRVYDWQSNWGKDKFPEMAVASVGLSFVASVAFALSSLISGYTLCKAS; encoded by the exons ATGTCTGTGAACTCGAACCAAGAAATGGAAAAATACAAAGAAGCAGACAAGGATGAAGAATCAGAAGCAAAGAATGAACCAAAAAACCATACCCACTCTATCGAAAAAACTGAACCAGAACCAAAGCCAGAACAAGAAAAGCACATCATCTCAGACCCACCATCACCCACCACCCACTCTTTCCCTCCTCATTCCCACCCAGACCACGAACCCCCGTCGCTACCATTGGACTCCTCATCCCCCTCTTCACTTTCCTCCGATCATTCCTACCACGGTCATGACCTCAATCACTCCTTCGCACCCGATCCAGATGCCCCACCGGTGGTCCCGGTGAATCGTTCGTCCCGGGCATACCCAGCGGCGGCGATGGCCAAGGTGGACCCTGGAGCACAAGACGGCTTCGTCAGCTTCGGAGAAGTTGAAGCAAGCACTATTAGCCGTGATGGGGCTAATGGCGGTGGAGGTAACCGAAGGTTAAGACCAAATCTTTCGATACTGAGGAGGACGAGGTGGGACAACATGGTGAAGAAGGCGTTGTTGTCGTCAAGGATTTCTGGGTTTGTGCTTTGCTTGATCTCCTTTTCGGTTATGGCGGCTGACAAGGATCAGGGTTGGGCTATTGAGTCTTTCTACCGGTACAAGGAGTTAAG GTACTGTATGGCTGTGAATGTGATAGGGTCTGCATATTCAGGGCTGCAAGCGTATGATCTAGTGAATTATATCACCACCGGGAAACACATAGTCTGGCACCCCCTCCGTCGTCACTTTGATTTCTCAATGGATCAG CATGTCATTTTCATGTCGATCAAGGAGTTCTCAAGGGATCAAGGGTTGCTACAAAAGGCAGACCCCTTTTCCATTCTGGCACTTAAGACT ATGTTGACTTATCTTCTGATGTCAGCCTCATCATCTGCTGCCACCAGAGTTTATGACTGGCAATCCAACTGGGGTAAAGACAAGTTTCCTGAGATGGCAGTTGCATCCGTGGGCTTGTCCTTTGTTGCATCTGTGGCCTTTGCCTTGAGCTCTCTCATTTCTGGTTATACCCTTTGTAAAGCCTCATAG
- the LOC121250271 gene encoding CASP-like protein 4A1 isoform X3 — MSVNSNQEMEKYKEADKDEESEAKNEPKNHTHSIEKTEPEPKPEQEKHIISDPPSPTTHSFPPHSHPDHEPPSLPLDSSSPSSLSSDHSYHGHDLNHSFAPDPDAPPVVPVNRSSRAYPAAAMAKVDPGAQDGFVSFGEVEASTISRDGANGGGGNRRLRPNLSILRRTRWDNMVKKALLSSRISGFVLCLISFSVMAADKDQGWAIESFYRYKELRYCMAVNVIGSAYSGLQAYDLVNYITTGKHIVWHPLRRHFDFSMDQMLTYLLMSASSSAATRVYDWQSNWGKDKFPEMAVASVGLSFVASVAFALSSLISGYTLCKAS; from the exons ATGTCTGTGAACTCGAACCAAGAAATGGAAAAATACAAAGAAGCAGACAAGGATGAAGAATCAGAAGCAAAGAATGAACCAAAAAACCATACCCACTCTATCGAAAAAACTGAACCAGAACCAAAGCCAGAACAAGAAAAGCACATCATCTCAGACCCACCATCACCCACCACCCACTCTTTCCCTCCTCATTCCCACCCAGACCACGAACCCCCGTCGCTACCATTGGACTCCTCATCCCCCTCTTCACTTTCCTCCGATCATTCCTACCACGGTCATGACCTCAATCACTCCTTCGCACCCGATCCAGATGCCCCACCGGTGGTCCCGGTGAATCGTTCGTCCCGGGCATACCCAGCGGCGGCGATGGCCAAGGTGGACCCTGGAGCACAAGACGGCTTCGTCAGCTTCGGAGAAGTTGAAGCAAGCACTATTAGCCGTGATGGGGCTAATGGCGGTGGAGGTAACCGAAGGTTAAGACCAAATCTTTCGATACTGAGGAGGACGAGGTGGGACAACATGGTGAAGAAGGCGTTGTTGTCGTCAAGGATTTCTGGGTTTGTGCTTTGCTTGATCTCCTTTTCGGTTATGGCGGCTGACAAGGATCAGGGTTGGGCTATTGAGTCTTTCTACCGGTACAAGGAGTTAAG GTACTGTATGGCTGTGAATGTGATAGGGTCTGCATATTCAGGGCTGCAAGCGTATGATCTAGTGAATTATATCACCACCGGGAAACACATAGTCTGGCACCCCCTCCGTCGTCACTTTGATTTCTCAATGGATCAG ATGTTGACTTATCTTCTGATGTCAGCCTCATCATCTGCTGCCACCAGAGTTTATGACTGGCAATCCAACTGGGGTAAAGACAAGTTTCCTGAGATGGCAGTTGCATCCGTGGGCTTGTCCTTTGTTGCATCTGTGGCCTTTGCCTTGAGCTCTCTCATTTCTGGTTATACCCTTTGTAAAGCCTCATAG
- the LOC121250271 gene encoding CASP-like protein 4A1 isoform X2, whose translation MSVNSNQEMEKYKEADKDEESEAKNEPKNHTHSIEKTEPEPKPEQEKHIISDPPSPTTHSFPPHSHPDHEPPSLPLDSSSPSSLSSDHSYHGHDLNHSFAPDPDAPPVVPVNRSSRAYPAAAMAKVDPGAQDGFVSFGEVEASTISRDGANGGGGNRRLRPNLSILRRTRWDNMVKKALLSSRISGFVLCLISFSVMAADKDQGWAIESFYRYKELRYCMAVNVIGSAYSGLQAYDLVNYITTGKHIVWHPLRRHFDFSMDQHVIFMSIKEFSRDQGLLQKADPFSILALKTPHHLLPPEFMTGNPTGVKTSFLRWQLHPWACPLLHLWPLP comes from the exons ATGTCTGTGAACTCGAACCAAGAAATGGAAAAATACAAAGAAGCAGACAAGGATGAAGAATCAGAAGCAAAGAATGAACCAAAAAACCATACCCACTCTATCGAAAAAACTGAACCAGAACCAAAGCCAGAACAAGAAAAGCACATCATCTCAGACCCACCATCACCCACCACCCACTCTTTCCCTCCTCATTCCCACCCAGACCACGAACCCCCGTCGCTACCATTGGACTCCTCATCCCCCTCTTCACTTTCCTCCGATCATTCCTACCACGGTCATGACCTCAATCACTCCTTCGCACCCGATCCAGATGCCCCACCGGTGGTCCCGGTGAATCGTTCGTCCCGGGCATACCCAGCGGCGGCGATGGCCAAGGTGGACCCTGGAGCACAAGACGGCTTCGTCAGCTTCGGAGAAGTTGAAGCAAGCACTATTAGCCGTGATGGGGCTAATGGCGGTGGAGGTAACCGAAGGTTAAGACCAAATCTTTCGATACTGAGGAGGACGAGGTGGGACAACATGGTGAAGAAGGCGTTGTTGTCGTCAAGGATTTCTGGGTTTGTGCTTTGCTTGATCTCCTTTTCGGTTATGGCGGCTGACAAGGATCAGGGTTGGGCTATTGAGTCTTTCTACCGGTACAAGGAGTTAAG GTACTGTATGGCTGTGAATGTGATAGGGTCTGCATATTCAGGGCTGCAAGCGTATGATCTAGTGAATTATATCACCACCGGGAAACACATAGTCTGGCACCCCCTCCGTCGTCACTTTGATTTCTCAATGGATCAG CATGTCATTTTCATGTCGATCAAGGAGTTCTCAAGGGATCAAGGGTTGCTACAAAAGGCAGACCCCTTTTCCATTCTGGCACTTAAGACT CCTCATCATCTGCTGCCACCAGAGTTTATGACTGGCAATCCAACTGGGGTAAAGACAAGTTTCCTGAGATGGCAGTTGCATCCGTGGGCTTGTCCTTTGTTGCATCTGTGGCCTTTGCCTTGA
- the LOC121250271 gene encoding CASP-like protein 4A1 isoform X4 gives MSVNSNQEMEKYKEADKDEESEAKNEPKNHTHSIEKTEPEPKPEQEKHIISDPPSPTTHSFPPHSHPDHEPPSLPLDSSSPSSLSSDHSYHGHDLNHSFAPDPDAPPVVPVNRSSRAYPAAAMAKVDPGAQDGFVSFGEVEASTISRDGANGGGGNRRLRPNLSILRRTRWDNMVKKALLSSRISGFVLCLISFSVMAADKDQGWAIESFYRYKELRYCMAVNVIGSAYSGLQAYDLVNYITTGKHIVWHPLRRHFDFSMDQPHHLLPPEFMTGNPTGVKTSFLRWQLHPWACPLLHLWPLP, from the exons ATGTCTGTGAACTCGAACCAAGAAATGGAAAAATACAAAGAAGCAGACAAGGATGAAGAATCAGAAGCAAAGAATGAACCAAAAAACCATACCCACTCTATCGAAAAAACTGAACCAGAACCAAAGCCAGAACAAGAAAAGCACATCATCTCAGACCCACCATCACCCACCACCCACTCTTTCCCTCCTCATTCCCACCCAGACCACGAACCCCCGTCGCTACCATTGGACTCCTCATCCCCCTCTTCACTTTCCTCCGATCATTCCTACCACGGTCATGACCTCAATCACTCCTTCGCACCCGATCCAGATGCCCCACCGGTGGTCCCGGTGAATCGTTCGTCCCGGGCATACCCAGCGGCGGCGATGGCCAAGGTGGACCCTGGAGCACAAGACGGCTTCGTCAGCTTCGGAGAAGTTGAAGCAAGCACTATTAGCCGTGATGGGGCTAATGGCGGTGGAGGTAACCGAAGGTTAAGACCAAATCTTTCGATACTGAGGAGGACGAGGTGGGACAACATGGTGAAGAAGGCGTTGTTGTCGTCAAGGATTTCTGGGTTTGTGCTTTGCTTGATCTCCTTTTCGGTTATGGCGGCTGACAAGGATCAGGGTTGGGCTATTGAGTCTTTCTACCGGTACAAGGAGTTAAG GTACTGTATGGCTGTGAATGTGATAGGGTCTGCATATTCAGGGCTGCAAGCGTATGATCTAGTGAATTATATCACCACCGGGAAACACATAGTCTGGCACCCCCTCCGTCGTCACTTTGATTTCTCAATGGATCAG CCTCATCATCTGCTGCCACCAGAGTTTATGACTGGCAATCCAACTGGGGTAAAGACAAGTTTCCTGAGATGGCAGTTGCATCCGTGGGCTTGTCCTTTGTTGCATCTGTGGCCTTTGCCTTGA